A single Osmerus mordax isolate fOsmMor3 chromosome 7, fOsmMor3.pri, whole genome shotgun sequence DNA region contains:
- the hsd17b10 gene encoding 3-hydroxyacyl-CoA dehydrogenase type-2 produces the protein MSSFSALNSDAAAVTSGNMANIRSVKGMVGLVTGGASGLGRATVERLVQQGASAVVLDLPSSDGHALAANLGERCAFAPADVTSEADVCAAVALARQRFGRLDLAVNCAGIAVAVKTYNFKKDVPHSLEDFTRVITVNIAGTFNVIRLAAGEMGRNEPDADGHRGCIVNTASVAAFDGQVGQAAYSASKGGIVGMTLPIARDLAPMGIRVVTIAPGLFSTPLLAGLPEKVRSFLARQVPFPSRLGDPAEFAHLVTALAENPMINGEVIRLDGAIRMQP, from the exons ATGAGTTCCTTTTCCGCCCTGAACAGTGACGCAGCTGCCGTGACGTCCGGGAACATGGCGAACATTAGAAGTGTCAAG GGCATGGTGGGGTTGGTGACGGGCGGGGCGTCCGGTCTGGGTCGTGCCACGGTGGAGCGTCTGGTGCAGCAGGGAGCGAGTGCCGTGGTGCTGGACCTGCCCTCCTCAGACGGCCACGCCCTGGCCGCCAACCTGGGGGAACGCTGTGCCTTCGCCCCTGCAGAT GTGACGTCGGAGGCGGATGTGTGTGCAGCGGTGGCGTTGGCTCGGCAACGCTTTGGGAGGCTGGACCTGGCTGTGAACTGTGCAGGCATCGCCGTGGCGGTGAAGACCTACAACTTCAAGAAGGACGTTCCTCACAGCCTGGAGGACTTCACCCGTGTCATCACC gtgaACATCGCGGGCACCTTCAACGTGATCCGTCTGGCGGCGGGGGAGATGGGGCGGAACGAGCCGGACGCAGACGGCCACCGAGGCTGCATCGTCAACACAGCCAGCGTGGCGGCCTTTGatggacag GTGGGCCAGGCAGCGTACTCGGCCTCTAAAGGAGGCATCGTGGGAATGACCCTCCCCATCGCCAGAGACCTGGCCCCCATGGGCATCAGGGTGGTTACCATAGCAcctg ggctgttctccacccctctcctggcTGGGTTACCTGAGAAGGTGCGCTCCTTCCTGGCTCGCCAGGTGCCCTTCCCCTCTCGCCTGGGAGACCCTGCAGAGTTTGCACACCTGGTGACAGCACTGGCGGAGAACCCCATGATCAACGGAGAGGTCATTAGGCTGGATGGAGCCATACGCATGCAGccatga